One window from the genome of Paraneptunicella aestuarii encodes:
- a CDS encoding Fe2+-dependent dioxygenase, with the protein MVIIEQFFSKDEVHQYRFALKQVPWNDGKQTAMGMAADVKQNGQADANDAQVQQLANGVLAKMGTTPKLVSAALPHKIFPPCFNRYSEHETYGFHVDAAIMRLPNSQDVIRSDMSMTLFLSEPDEYQGGELVIATEFGEHRVKCQAGDAIVYPSSSLHKVTPVTQGTRIAAITWMQSLVTDQSMRQTLFQLDQTIQSLAIDSNANRQQLDNLHHVYHNLIRQFSQV; encoded by the coding sequence ATGGTTATTATTGAGCAATTTTTTAGCAAGGATGAAGTGCATCAATATCGCTTTGCACTTAAGCAGGTTCCGTGGAACGACGGTAAGCAAACCGCCATGGGAATGGCCGCCGATGTGAAACAAAACGGTCAGGCAGATGCCAATGACGCCCAGGTACAACAACTGGCAAACGGCGTCCTTGCCAAAATGGGGACAACACCCAAATTGGTGTCTGCCGCCTTGCCACACAAAATATTTCCGCCTTGTTTTAATCGCTACAGTGAGCACGAAACCTATGGTTTCCATGTTGATGCTGCGATTATGCGGTTGCCGAATAGTCAGGATGTGATCCGCAGCGATATGTCGATGACGCTATTTCTCAGCGAGCCCGATGAATATCAGGGCGGGGAATTGGTCATTGCCACGGAATTTGGCGAGCATAGAGTTAAATGTCAGGCGGGAGATGCCATTGTGTATCCTTCCAGCAGCCTGCACAAAGTAACGCCAGTGACTCAAGGTACAAGAATTGCGGCCATTACCTGGATGCAAAGTCTGGTGACAGACCAATCTATGCGACAAACGCTATTTCAATTGGATCAAACCATTCAAAGTCTGGCAATAGATAGCAACGCCAATCGCCAGCAACTCGACAATTTACATCATGTTTATCACAATTTAATTCGTCAGTTTTCACAGGTTTAA
- a CDS encoding sigma 54-interacting transcriptional regulator produces MILRDSQVRVVSFVDEYTSYSVIELLGSGQIKTRQFETITHEETDNSAPIIWLILINNVDQISEIDIRRYHANHEQYIYLVCNQLPTVLPSQLSHNTIFLKTGENNLLESIAYSEQRILQRQHFVPLDVDEAFIKLNFYGRSSQFVKAVKLIKKVSKADANVFIKGETGTGKELTARAIHYLSERKEAPFIPINCGAFSDDLILSELFGHEKGAFTGADKSKKGLLEMADNGTVFLDEVDSLSSKAQVALLRYLQDSEVRQIGSNKFKKLNVRIIAASNANIREHISNGSFREDLMYRLDVLQVTLPQLKKRGEDIQLLAQHFLAGLALVNDNKVKVFHPSLIAAMHTYNWEGNVRELDNFVKRAYFLTEDYVINDSSLLSGLEDLDGELQALPMATIKPRLGSSFQDAKDQLIYQFERDYLAQLLTHTRGNVSKAAKIAKKERRSFCRLMQKHGLDRSQFIVQAQ; encoded by the coding sequence ATGATACTTAGGGATTCACAGGTACGTGTTGTATCTTTCGTTGATGAATATACAAGCTATTCCGTAATCGAATTACTCGGTTCGGGGCAAATTAAAACGCGTCAATTTGAAACGATTACACACGAGGAAACAGATAATAGTGCACCAATTATTTGGTTGATACTTATTAATAATGTTGATCAGATCTCTGAAATTGATATTCGTCGTTATCATGCCAACCACGAGCAATACATATATCTTGTATGTAACCAGCTCCCTACTGTATTACCGTCACAATTAAGTCATAACACCATATTCTTAAAAACAGGTGAGAATAACCTGCTTGAATCCATTGCATACTCAGAGCAGCGAATACTGCAACGACAGCATTTTGTGCCCCTGGATGTGGATGAGGCATTCATTAAACTTAATTTCTACGGTCGTTCTAGCCAATTTGTCAAAGCAGTTAAATTAATCAAGAAAGTATCCAAAGCCGATGCCAACGTTTTTATCAAAGGCGAAACCGGTACAGGTAAGGAATTAACAGCAAGAGCCATTCACTATCTTAGTGAGCGTAAAGAAGCCCCCTTTATACCCATTAACTGTGGTGCATTTTCTGATGATCTGATCCTTAGTGAGTTATTTGGCCATGAAAAAGGTGCATTTACCGGCGCAGATAAATCCAAGAAAGGCCTATTGGAAATGGCTGATAATGGAACTGTCTTCCTGGATGAAGTCGACAGCTTGTCCAGCAAAGCTCAGGTTGCCCTTTTACGCTATTTGCAAGACAGTGAAGTTCGCCAAATCGGTAGTAACAAGTTCAAAAAGCTCAATGTAAGAATTATCGCAGCGAGTAACGCAAATATCCGAGAACATATCTCTAACGGTTCATTCCGGGAAGATTTAATGTATCGTCTGGATGTGCTGCAAGTCACTTTGCCACAACTCAAAAAACGTGGTGAAGATATTCAGTTGTTAGCGCAACACTTTTTAGCTGGTCTTGCTCTCGTCAACGATAACAAAGTTAAAGTGTTTCACCCCTCCCTTATTGCAGCTATGCATACCTATAATTGGGAAGGTAACGTCAGGGAATTGGATAACTTCGTTAAACGCGCCTATTTTCTTACGGAAGATTATGTCATTAATGATTCATCTTTACTTTCAGGATTGGAAGATCTTGATGGTGAACTTCAAGCATTACCAATGGCTACAATTAAACCCCGACTGGGAAGTAGTTTTCAGGATGCAAAAGATCAACTCATCTATCAATTTGAGCGTGATTATCTGGCTCAATTGCTCACACACACCCGTGGCAATGTGTCAAAAGCGGCAAAAATCGCCAAAAAAGAGCGTCGTTCTTTCTGTCGTTTGATGCAAAAACACGGTCTGGATAGAAGCCAATTTATTGTCCAGGCGCAGTAA
- a CDS encoding S8 family serine peptidase, with product MKNLNTKVVGLGVSALSLVAASVMAAGIEHVGTSYEAPALKLVGANGNASEQKQYIVVFKEGAQNLANEGESRTGQLNSISAAGGKFINSIRGQRMAVAKLDKKAYNALINDRNVETISEDPKRYLMAQTAPFGIAMVQADQLSQPNKTARKVCIIDTGYSLGHEDLPTDVTGQANNSQVGSWNNDGHGHGSHVAGTIAGLDNTVGVVGVYPDADLHIVKIFNDSGSWTSASDLITGMQQCADAGANVISMSLGGGAASTAEETAVNNLVSQGILLIAAAGNDGNSTMSYPASYDGIMSVAAVDSSSNVASFSQYNSQVEIAAPGVAVNSTLPGNTYAAWSGTSMATPHVSGVAALVWSFFQQCTNEQIREALQATAQDRGASGKDNFYGWGIVKAQDAYDYLNTWGCDGDPAFPPTGGGGGGGTVDPVSGTLTKLSGRTGAWDNYTLDVPDGAAVLNVNISGGSGDADLYVKYGSQPTSSNYDCRPYLTGNNESCTFASPAAGTYHVSLYAYARYRNVTMNYSYE from the coding sequence ATGAAAAACCTAAATACCAAAGTTGTAGGATTGGGCGTATCTGCTCTTTCTTTAGTTGCAGCCAGTGTAATGGCCGCAGGTATTGAACATGTAGGAACGTCATACGAAGCCCCTGCCCTTAAACTGGTTGGTGCAAACGGCAATGCAAGCGAACAGAAGCAATACATCGTTGTATTTAAAGAAGGTGCTCAAAACCTTGCTAACGAAGGCGAGTCTCGCACTGGTCAACTAAACTCTATCAGCGCTGCTGGCGGTAAGTTCATTAACTCTATCCGTGGTCAACGTATGGCTGTTGCCAAGCTTGACAAAAAGGCTTACAACGCGCTGATTAACGACAGAAATGTTGAAACTATCTCTGAAGACCCTAAGCGTTACCTGATGGCTCAAACAGCACCATTCGGTATTGCGATGGTTCAAGCTGACCAACTGTCTCAGCCTAACAAAACTGCACGTAAAGTATGTATCATTGATACTGGTTATTCTTTGGGCCATGAAGACTTGCCTACTGATGTAACGGGTCAGGCAAACAACAGTCAGGTTGGTAGCTGGAACAACGACGGTCATGGTCACGGTTCTCACGTTGCGGGTACTATCGCTGGTTTAGATAACACTGTAGGTGTTGTGGGCGTATATCCTGATGCAGACCTGCATATCGTTAAAATCTTTAACGATTCTGGTAGCTGGACTTCAGCATCTGACCTGATCACTGGTATGCAACAGTGTGCGGACGCTGGCGCAAACGTAATCAGCATGAGCTTGGGTGGTGGCGCAGCTTCTACTGCAGAAGAAACTGCGGTAAATAATCTGGTTAGCCAAGGCATCCTATTGATCGCAGCTGCGGGTAACGATGGTAACAGCACCATGTCTTACCCAGCATCTTACGACGGCATCATGTCTGTTGCTGCGGTAGACTCTTCTTCAAATGTTGCGTCTTTCTCTCAATACAACAGCCAAGTTGAAATTGCAGCTCCTGGTGTAGCGGTTAACTCAACTTTGCCTGGTAATACTTATGCAGCATGGAGCGGTACTTCCATGGCAACGCCTCACGTTTCTGGTGTTGCAGCATTGGTTTGGTCTTTCTTCCAACAATGTACTAACGAGCAAATCCGTGAAGCATTGCAAGCAACTGCACAAGATCGTGGCGCGTCTGGTAAAGACAACTTCTACGGCTGGGGTATTGTAAAAGCGCAAGACGCTTACGATTACCTGAACACTTGGGGCTGTGACGGCGATCCTGCATTCCCACCAACGGGGGGCGGCGGTGGCGGCGGTACTGTTGATCCAGTATCTGGCACCTTGACTAAACTAAGCGGCAGAACTGGTGCTTGGGACAACTATACATTAGACGTTCCAGATGGCGCAGCAGTCCTGAATGTAAACATTTCAGGTGGTTCTGGTGATGCAGACCTATACGTCAAGTATGGTTCTCAACCTACTTCCAGCAACTATGACTGCCGTCCTTACCTGACTGGCAACAACGAATCTTGTACTTTTGCAAGCCCAGCAGCTGGCACTTATCATGTTAGCTTGTACGCTTACGCAAGATACAGAAACGTGACTATGAACTACAGCTACGAGTAA
- a CDS encoding TonB-dependent receptor, protein MTHSKTTRTLGSQALLVALAAAPTLAGAESNDLCTDKGKQNNAAVCVNKKDDSKQIELIEVYGNALSPYRAERSGDERRLADLADLPQTLQILTQQQLQDSGKSDLKEVLSAQAGITLGTGENGNAFGDRYIIRGHEARSDVFVDGLRDPGMTTRESFASEQIEITKGPSATFAGRGSSGGAVNSITKQASPNFDFNRVDASIGSDEHYRVVLDSNIAINENNAIRINVLQADETIPDRDGIERSRQGLLLSGYTEATDKLSFIGDVYYLNAEDVPDLGSYFDSQARKPISNIPVYAQNEDFLDTEVTALTLRTHYDINDNWRFYNATRVGKTNNGYITTGARGSNRDASDTVAPGAATITLSTHQGWQEVDYVATQFNLFWETSIASMPSKWVFGFDYSDESVDNGVYNITTQGQSNCLVAGRRGVTEGFCALDGNGNVVENLRGLMQRSFERGAPDAQSDIETTSLYFMNTLSLSEDADLFFGLRNDSFEYKNDVLSGGNSAIYEYSDDLFNGHIGLVYKIVEDGNIYLTYSTATNINGGESDVGGSCGYGGLCGSPDQVQMSDPERVKNIEIGTKWQLFDDKLLATAAIFQITKSDVMESVGDAYSSLGTLNTGENRVKGIEISLTGAITEALSIQLSATKMDSEVLDSFNEDSIGLALSNFAEESFYTQLRYQPNDSFAFGASVTYQGEMYGGQPDTAAGYNSTLGEYSIVVPSYTVFDVFANYYYSEDINFGLNIGNITDKEYWTAAYRSGSFMYLGEARSIRGTVTWKF, encoded by the coding sequence TTGACACACTCTAAAACCACCCGAACATTGGGATCACAGGCTCTATTAGTAGCATTGGCTGCCGCTCCAACACTAGCGGGGGCGGAGAGTAACGACCTTTGCACAGACAAAGGTAAGCAAAACAATGCTGCTGTATGTGTAAATAAAAAAGATGACAGCAAGCAAATTGAGCTGATTGAAGTGTATGGCAACGCACTGTCTCCTTATCGTGCTGAACGCTCAGGTGATGAACGTCGGCTTGCCGATTTGGCTGATTTGCCTCAAACACTGCAAATTTTAACGCAACAGCAACTACAGGATTCAGGCAAATCTGATTTAAAAGAAGTGCTGTCGGCTCAAGCCGGTATTACTTTGGGCACGGGAGAAAACGGTAACGCATTTGGTGACCGATATATTATTCGTGGTCATGAAGCTCGTAGCGATGTATTTGTTGATGGATTGCGAGATCCAGGCATGACCACTCGTGAAAGTTTTGCTTCAGAGCAAATCGAGATCACCAAAGGCCCAAGTGCAACATTTGCGGGGCGCGGTTCTTCCGGCGGTGCAGTTAACAGCATCACAAAACAGGCTTCCCCAAATTTTGATTTTAACCGTGTCGATGCCAGCATTGGTTCTGACGAACACTATCGCGTTGTATTGGACAGTAACATTGCTATTAATGAAAACAACGCCATTCGTATCAATGTATTGCAAGCCGATGAAACCATCCCCGATCGTGACGGTATTGAGCGTTCTCGTCAGGGTTTGTTACTTTCGGGTTACACCGAAGCGACCGACAAGCTGTCCTTCATTGGTGATGTTTACTATCTCAATGCTGAAGATGTTCCGGATCTTGGCAGTTACTTTGATTCTCAGGCTCGTAAGCCCATTAGCAACATTCCTGTTTATGCGCAGAACGAAGACTTTCTTGACACTGAAGTAACGGCTTTAACGTTGCGAACCCATTACGACATCAATGATAACTGGCGTTTTTACAACGCGACTCGTGTGGGTAAAACCAACAATGGTTACATTACCACGGGAGCTCGTGGTTCCAATCGTGATGCCAGTGATACTGTTGCTCCTGGCGCTGCGACCATAACTTTGAGTACCCATCAGGGGTGGCAAGAAGTGGATTATGTGGCGACTCAGTTCAATTTGTTCTGGGAAACAAGCATTGCGTCCATGCCAAGCAAGTGGGTCTTTGGGTTTGATTATTCGGATGAATCTGTTGATAACGGTGTTTACAACATAACAACCCAGGGACAGTCTAATTGTCTTGTTGCTGGTCGTCGTGGCGTAACTGAGGGATTCTGTGCACTGGATGGCAACGGTAATGTGGTTGAAAACTTGCGAGGGTTAATGCAACGCAGTTTTGAGCGCGGTGCTCCTGATGCACAATCGGATATTGAAACCACCTCTTTGTATTTCATGAATACGTTGAGCCTGTCTGAAGACGCTGATCTTTTCTTTGGTCTGCGTAACGATAGCTTTGAGTATAAGAATGATGTACTTAGCGGTGGCAATAGCGCTATTTATGAATATTCTGACGACTTGTTCAATGGTCACATTGGCCTTGTGTACAAGATTGTCGAAGATGGCAACATTTACCTGACATACAGCACCGCGACCAATATCAATGGTGGCGAGTCGGATGTGGGTGGCAGTTGTGGTTACGGTGGGTTATGTGGTTCACCGGATCAAGTGCAGATGTCAGATCCTGAGCGCGTTAAAAACATTGAAATTGGTACTAAATGGCAGTTGTTCGACGACAAATTGCTTGCTACTGCGGCAATTTTCCAAATCACTAAATCGGATGTCATGGAAAGTGTCGGTGATGCCTATTCATCATTGGGTACTCTGAATACGGGTGAAAACAGAGTCAAAGGGATTGAGATTTCATTGACGGGTGCGATTACTGAAGCCTTGAGCATTCAGTTAAGTGCCACAAAAATGGATTCTGAGGTATTGGATTCCTTCAATGAAGACAGTATTGGCCTGGCGCTCAGTAACTTTGCAGAAGAAAGCTTCTATACTCAGCTTCGTTATCAGCCAAATGACAGTTTTGCCTTTGGTGCATCGGTGACTTATCAGGGCGAAATGTACGGTGGTCAACCCGATACCGCAGCGGGATACAACTCGACTCTGGGTGAATACTCCATTGTTGTACCAAGCTATACCGTGTTTGATGTGTTTGCTAACTATTATTACTCAGAAGACATTAACTTTGGCTTGAACATTGGCAACATCACTGACAAAGAATACTGGACTGCGGCATATCGTTCCGGTTCCTTTATGTATCTTGGTGAAGCGCGTAGTATTCGTGGAACAGTGACCTGGAAATTCTAA
- a CDS encoding AMP-binding protein: MNTTHIPLPKDKLAYWVENDGDRAVLHQPVNGQYKTYNWKQISDNAHRLFAFLKRQGLNKGDTVAILSKNCAEWIIADLALMLGGYVSIPIYPTANAETISYILQHAECKFVVVGKLDDWKSVEQAIPQDIPRVSMPYPTMPAQFQWQDIMDEYEPDYDVPEVEGSDLMTILYTSGSTGDPKGAMHSYDSFVRSGKNTGASMQATPQDRILSYLPMSHCTERNYVCSVFINYGFNAYFVESLETFADNLIYANPTVFGSVPRLWTQFQKKILHKLPNRKLQLLLKIPVVSGIVKNKIKKQMGLSSARVFLSGSAPLSEKLLQWYKKLDIHIAEGWGMTETFACGCLPGPNTEVRFGTISQPGFEVDIKIADDDEILLKSTSAMMGYFKDEEKSREILRSDGFFHTGDLGKMEDGYVSIVGRKKDIFKTEKGKYVAPIPIESEFAENEYIEQMCLMGTHLVQPILIANLSSHADGVAREVLQESLANTMHQINEKLESHEKVGGIIVTNTNWTTESGELTPTLKVKRHVVEKQYLDEAQKVKPGQVIWQ, from the coding sequence ATGAATACAACGCATATCCCTCTACCGAAAGACAAGCTGGCATATTGGGTCGAGAACGATGGTGATAGAGCCGTACTGCATCAACCTGTTAACGGGCAATATAAAACTTACAACTGGAAACAAATATCTGACAATGCGCATCGACTATTCGCTTTCTTAAAACGCCAAGGGCTTAATAAAGGCGACACCGTTGCTATTTTGTCAAAAAACTGTGCTGAATGGATTATTGCCGACCTTGCCTTGATGTTAGGCGGGTATGTCAGTATTCCTATATATCCTACTGCAAATGCCGAAACCATTTCTTATATCCTGCAACATGCGGAATGCAAGTTTGTTGTCGTGGGTAAGCTGGATGACTGGAAGTCGGTCGAGCAAGCTATTCCGCAAGACATCCCTAGAGTTTCTATGCCATATCCTACAATGCCAGCTCAGTTTCAATGGCAGGATATTATGGATGAATATGAGCCTGATTATGATGTGCCAGAAGTTGAAGGCTCTGATTTAATGACCATTCTCTATACTTCTGGTAGTACGGGAGACCCCAAGGGAGCCATGCATAGCTACGACAGCTTTGTGCGTTCAGGGAAAAACACTGGGGCAAGTATGCAAGCGACACCACAGGATCGCATTTTGTCTTACTTGCCTATGTCACACTGTACCGAGCGAAATTATGTGTGTTCAGTTTTCATCAATTATGGTTTCAATGCCTATTTTGTTGAATCACTTGAGACGTTTGCAGACAACCTCATTTATGCCAATCCTACGGTTTTTGGTTCAGTTCCCCGACTTTGGACTCAGTTTCAAAAGAAGATTTTGCACAAACTTCCCAATAGAAAGTTACAGCTATTACTGAAAATTCCAGTAGTGAGCGGCATTGTTAAAAACAAGATCAAGAAGCAGATGGGGCTAAGCAGTGCCAGAGTGTTTTTAAGTGGTTCTGCGCCTTTGTCTGAGAAACTGTTGCAATGGTATAAAAAGCTGGATATCCATATCGCGGAAGGATGGGGCATGACCGAGACCTTCGCTTGTGGCTGCTTGCCAGGACCAAATACCGAAGTGAGATTCGGCACTATTTCGCAGCCAGGATTTGAGGTTGATATCAAGATCGCCGATGACGATGAAATCTTGTTGAAGTCGACGTCTGCCATGATGGGATATTTTAAGGATGAAGAAAAAAGTCGAGAAATACTACGTTCTGACGGTTTCTTTCATACTGGCGATCTAGGGAAAATGGAAGATGGTTATGTTTCTATCGTTGGTCGTAAGAAAGATATCTTCAAAACTGAAAAGGGCAAGTACGTTGCGCCAATTCCTATCGAATCTGAGTTTGCCGAAAATGAATATATCGAACAGATGTGCCTGATGGGAACTCATTTGGTTCAGCCTATTTTAATTGCAAACTTGAGCTCTCATGCTGATGGCGTTGCCAGAGAAGTGTTGCAGGAAAGTTTAGCGAATACTATGCACCAGATTAATGAAAAGCTGGAGTCCCATGAAAAAGTAGGTGGCATCATTGTGACCAATACAAACTGGACAACAGAAAGTGGTGAATTGACCCCAACGCTAAAAGTGAAAAGACATGTAGTTGAAAAGCAGTACCTGGATGAAGCTCAAAAGGTAAAACCAGGGCAGGTCATTTGGCAATAA
- a CDS encoding S8 family serine peptidase, translating to MKKLNNKFVGIGVSALSLIASGVMAAGLNHVGTTESAASLKLAGTNGQGAQVEIQGRYIIVYKPEVSKFTDNAQSRTAQVNAIEAAGGKFISAIKGQRMAVANLDKMAYNKLLKDESIESISLDAKRYLMAQSTPFGIPMVQADLLNQPNKTARKVCIIDTGYSYGHEDLPTDVTGVANSSQVGSWNNDGHGHGSHVAGTIAGLDNTVGVVGVYPDVDLHIVKIFNDQGSWTQSSDLIVGMQQCADAGANVISMSLGGGASSAAEENAVNGFVSQGILLIAAAGNDGNSSMSYPASYDGIMSVAAVDSSSNVASFSQYNSQVEIAAPGVAVNSTLPGNTYAAWSGTSMATPHVSGVAALVWSFYQQCSNEQIREALQATAQDRGAAGKDNFYGWGIVKAKDAYDYLNTWGCAGDPNFPPTGGGGGGGVDPVSGSLSNLSGNRGAWDHYTWDIPAGVAVMTVSISGGTGDADLYTRFGATPTSTVYDCRPYLAGNNETCTHSSPQAGTWYISLHAYQKYSGVTMNYSYE from the coding sequence ATGAAAAAATTAAATAACAAGTTTGTAGGAATAGGTGTTTCAGCGTTGTCATTAATTGCTTCTGGCGTTATGGCAGCAGGTCTTAACCATGTAGGCACTACTGAAAGTGCGGCATCATTAAAACTTGCCGGCACTAATGGGCAAGGCGCACAAGTTGAGATACAAGGTCGTTATATCATTGTATATAAACCTGAAGTATCCAAATTCACTGACAATGCTCAGTCTCGCACTGCTCAAGTCAATGCGATTGAAGCTGCCGGTGGTAAATTCATTAGCGCAATTAAAGGCCAACGCATGGCTGTCGCTAATCTGGATAAAATGGCATACAACAAGCTATTAAAAGACGAAAGCATTGAATCAATCTCTCTTGATGCCAAGCGCTACTTAATGGCTCAAAGCACACCATTTGGTATTCCAATGGTGCAAGCTGACCTGTTAAACCAACCTAATAAAACCGCACGTAAAGTGTGTATTATTGATACGGGTTATTCTTATGGTCACGAAGATTTACCAACCGACGTAACGGGCGTAGCGAATAGCAGCCAGGTAGGTAGCTGGAACAACGACGGTCACGGCCACGGTTCTCACGTTGCTGGTACTATTGCTGGATTAGACAACACTGTAGGCGTTGTGGGCGTATACCCAGATGTTGATTTGCACATCGTTAAAATCTTCAACGATCAGGGTAGCTGGACTCAATCTTCAGACCTGATCGTGGGTATGCAACAGTGTGCTGATGCTGGCGCGAACGTTATCAGCATGAGTTTGGGTGGTGGCGCTTCTTCTGCCGCTGAAGAAAATGCCGTTAATGGTTTCGTAAGCCAAGGTATTTTACTGATTGCTGCTGCGGGTAACGATGGTAACAGCAGTATGTCTTACCCTGCATCTTATGACGGCATCATGTCTGTTGCTGCGGTAGACTCTTCTTCTAATGTTGCGTCTTTCTCTCAGTACAACAGCCAGGTTGAAATTGCAGCACCAGGTGTTGCTGTAAACTCAACTTTGCCTGGTAATACTTATGCAGCATGGAGCGGTACTTCCATGGCAACGCCTCACGTTTCAGGTGTCGCAGCATTGGTATGGTCGTTCTATCAACAATGTTCTAACGAGCAAATTCGTGAAGCATTACAAGCAACTGCACAAGATCGCGGCGCGGCAGGTAAAGACAACTTCTATGGTTGGGGTATCGTTAAAGCCAAAGACGCTTATGATTACCTGAATACTTGGGGTTGTGCTGGTGATCCTAACTTCCCACCAACTGGTGGTGGCGGTGGCGGTGGCGTTGATCCCGTATCTGGTTCTTTAAGCAACCTATCTGGAAACAGAGGCGCATGGGATCACTACACTTGGGATATCCCAGCTGGTGTTGCTGTGATGACAGTATCTATCTCTGGCGGTACGGGTGATGCCGACTTGTACACAAGATTCGGAGCAACTCCTACCAGTACAGTATATGATTGCCGTCCATACCTGGCTGGTAACAACGAGACTTGTACTCACAGTAGCCCACAAGCCGGTACATGGTATATCAGTCTACACGCTTACCAGAAGTACAGCGGCGTAACCATGAATTACAGCTACGAGTAA
- a CDS encoding DUF2058 domain-containing protein: MALSLQEQLLKAGLADKKKSQQIKQEKRKKDKIKRTQKRVDVDETKLSVEQQIEEKKARDRALNQKTKEEAERKAIAYQILQIIQLNKIDIKNGDISFNFTHDNLIKRIHVDVRTQQALQDGKLAIVSYQDGYEIIPMPAADKISQRDADIVVYVSDNESPQETSSSDEDDWYADFKVPDDLMW, encoded by the coding sequence ATGGCTTTGTCACTACAGGAACAATTACTTAAAGCTGGTCTCGCTGATAAAAAGAAATCACAGCAAATTAAACAGGAAAAACGCAAGAAAGATAAAATCAAGCGTACCCAAAAGCGTGTGGATGTTGACGAAACCAAGCTGTCTGTTGAGCAACAGATTGAAGAGAAGAAAGCACGCGATAGAGCTTTGAACCAAAAGACTAAAGAAGAAGCTGAAAGAAAAGCGATTGCTTATCAAATATTGCAAATTATCCAACTTAATAAAATTGATATTAAGAACGGTGATATTTCATTTAATTTTACTCATGACAATCTCATCAAGCGCATTCACGTAGATGTTCGCACACAGCAGGCTCTTCAAGATGGGAAACTGGCAATTGTAAGTTATCAGGATGGTTACGAGATCATTCCTATGCCAGCAGCAGACAAAATCTCACAAAGAGACGCGGATATCGTTGTATATGTCTCTGATAATGAATCGCCACAGGAAACATCAAGCTCAGATGAAGATGATTGGTATGCAGACTTCAAAGTACCGGATGATTTGATGTGGTAA